The Harpia harpyja isolate bHarHar1 chromosome 13, bHarHar1 primary haplotype, whole genome shotgun sequence genome contains a region encoding:
- the GTPBP2 gene encoding GTP-binding protein 2 isoform X4, which produces MWDANSRNKPKAEDGNIEYKLKLVNPSQYRFEHLVTQMKWRLQEGRGEAVYQIGVEDNGLLVGLSEEEMRASLKTLRRMAEKVGADITVLREREVDYDSDVPRKITEVLVRKVPDNQQFLDLRVAVLGNVDSGKSTLLGVLTQGELDNGRGRARLNLFRHLHEIQSGRTSSISFEILGFNSKGEVVNYSDSRTAEEICESSSKMITFIDLAGHHKYLKTTIFGLTSYCPDFAMLVVSANTGIAGTTREHLGLAMALKVPFFIVISKVDLCSKATVERTVKQLERILKQPGCNKLPLLVNSDDDAVTAAQQFAQSPNITPIFTLSSVSGENLDLLKVFLNILPPLTNSKEQEELMQQLTEFQVDEIYTVPEVGTVVGGTLSSGICREGENLVVGPTDDGKFLQLKVCSIQRNRSACRVLRAGQAATLALGPFDRSLLRKGMVMVSPEMNPTICSVFEAEIVLLFHATTFRKGFQVTVHVGNVRQTAIVEKIHGKDKLRTGEKAVVRFRFIKHPEYLKIGAKLLFREGVTKGIGHVTDLQAIITKENGLEESLGPGQLSF; this is translated from the exons ATGTGGGATGCTAACAGCAGAAACAAACCTAAA GCAGAAGATGGGAACATCGAGTACAAG CTAAAGCTAGTGAATCCCTCGCAATATCGCTTTGAGCACCTGGTGACACAGATGAAGTGGCGACTACAGGAAGGCCGAGGTGAGGCTGTCTATCAGATCGGCGTGGAGGACAATGGGCTGCTTGTGGGCCTCTCAGAGGAGGAGATGCGTGCCTCGCTCAAGACACTGCGCCGTATGGCAGAGAA GGTTGGGGCTGACATTACGGTGCTGCGGGAGAGGGAGGTCGATTACGACAGTGATGTTCCAAGGAAGATAACGGAGGTGCTTGTCCGAAAGGTGCCTGACAACCAGCAG TTCTTAGACCTGCGAGTAGCTGTGCTGGGGAATGTGGACTCAGGGAAGTCAACCCTGTTGGGTGTCCTAACGCAAGGAGAGCTGGACAACGGGCGGGGCAGAGCACGCCTCAACCTCTTCCGGCACCTCCATGAAATCCAGTCAGGAAGAACGTCAAGCATCAGCTTTGAGATCCTCGGCTTCAACAGCAAAGGAGAG GTGGTAAATTACAGTGACTCCCGAACAGCAGAAGAGATCTGTGAGAGTTCTTCCAAAATGATCACTTTCATTGACCTGGCTGGCCACCACAAGTATCTGAAAACAACCATCTTTGGCCTCACCAGCTACTGCCCGGACTTTGCTATGCTGGTGGTTAGTGCCAACACTGGCATTG CAGGAACAACACGAGAGCATTTGGGCTTGGCCATGGCCCTCAAGGTCCCCTTCTTCATTGTCATCAGCAAAGTTGACTTGTGTTCGAAAGCCACCGTGGAACGGACAGTGAAGCAGCTGGAGCGAATCCTGAAGCAGCCAGGCTGCAACAAGCTCCCCCTGCTTGTGAACTCAGATGACGATGCTgttacagcagcacagcagtttgcacagtctcccaa CATCACCCCAATCTTCACACTGTCTAGTGTTTCTGGGGAGAACCTGGATCTCTTGAAAGTCTTCCTTAACATCCTCCCTCCACTGACCAacagtaaagagcaggaagaacTAATGCAGCAACTCACAGAGTTTCAG GTTGATGAAATTTATACTGTGCCAGAGGTGGGGACTGTTGTGGGAGGAACTCTGTCAAG TGGGATCTGCCGAGAAGGGGAGAACCTGGTGGTCGGTCCCACTGATGACGGGAAGTTCCTCCAGCTGAAAGTGTGCAGTATCCAACGCAACCGCTCTGCCTGCCGCGTACTGCGGGCTGGGCAGGCAGCCACGCTGGCCCTCGGACCCTTCGACCGCTCCCTGCTGCGCAAG GGCATGGTCATGGTGAGCCCAGAAATGAACCCCACCATCTGCTCAGTGTTTGAAGCCGAGATCGTGCTGTTGTTCCATGCCACGACTTTCCGGAAGGGCTTTCAGGTGACGGTGCACGTGGGGAATGTGCGACAGACTGCTATTGTAGAGAAGATCCATGGAAAG gACAAGCTGCGGACAGGAGAGAAGGCAGTCGTCCGTTTCAGGTTCATCAAGCATCCTGAATACTTGAAGATCGGAGCCAAGCTACTTTTCCGTGAAGGAGTCACCAAAGGCATTGGGCATGTCACTGACCTCCAAGCCATCATCACCAAAGAAAACGGCCTGGAGGAGTCCCTGGGGCCTGGACAGCTGAGCTTCTGA
- the GTPBP2 gene encoding GTP-binding protein 2 isoform X1, giving the protein MDSRVSELFGGCCRPAGGGAGGPLRGRGGTAPGGGGSKAKKKNGRSRGGKANNPPYLPPEAEDGNIEYKLKLVNPSQYRFEHLVTQMKWRLQEGRGEAVYQIGVEDNGLLVGLSEEEMRASLKTLRRMAEKVGADITVLREREVDYDSDVPRKITEVLVRKVPDNQQFLDLRVAVLGNVDSGKSTLLGVLTQGELDNGRGRARLNLFRHLHEIQSGRTSSISFEILGFNSKGEVVNYSDSRTAEEICESSSKMITFIDLAGHHKYLKTTIFGLTSYCPDFAMLVVSANTGIAGTTREHLGLAMALKVPFFIVISKVDLCSKATVERTVKQLERILKQPGCNKLPLLVNSDDDAVTAAQQFAQSPNITPIFTLSSVSGENLDLLKVFLNILPPLTNSKEQEELMQQLTEFQVDEIYTVPEVGTVVGGTLSSGICREGENLVVGPTDDGKFLQLKVCSIQRNRSACRVLRAGQAATLALGPFDRSLLRKGMVMVSPEMNPTICSVFEAEIVLLFHATTFRKGFQVTVHVGNVRQTAIVEKIHGKDKLRTGEKAVVRFRFIKHPEYLKIGAKLLFREGVTKGIGHVTDLQAIITKENGLEESLGPGQLSF; this is encoded by the exons ATGGACTCACGGGTGTCGGAGCTGTTCGGGGGCTGCTgccggccggcgggcggcggggcgggcgggccgtTGCGCGGGCGCGGGGGAaccgcgcccggcggcggcggctcgaaGGCGAAGAAGAAGAACGGGCGGAGCCGGGGGGGGAAGGCCAACAACCCGCCGTACCTGCCGCCCGAG GCAGAAGATGGGAACATCGAGTACAAG CTAAAGCTAGTGAATCCCTCGCAATATCGCTTTGAGCACCTGGTGACACAGATGAAGTGGCGACTACAGGAAGGCCGAGGTGAGGCTGTCTATCAGATCGGCGTGGAGGACAATGGGCTGCTTGTGGGCCTCTCAGAGGAGGAGATGCGTGCCTCGCTCAAGACACTGCGCCGTATGGCAGAGAA GGTTGGGGCTGACATTACGGTGCTGCGGGAGAGGGAGGTCGATTACGACAGTGATGTTCCAAGGAAGATAACGGAGGTGCTTGTCCGAAAGGTGCCTGACAACCAGCAG TTCTTAGACCTGCGAGTAGCTGTGCTGGGGAATGTGGACTCAGGGAAGTCAACCCTGTTGGGTGTCCTAACGCAAGGAGAGCTGGACAACGGGCGGGGCAGAGCACGCCTCAACCTCTTCCGGCACCTCCATGAAATCCAGTCAGGAAGAACGTCAAGCATCAGCTTTGAGATCCTCGGCTTCAACAGCAAAGGAGAG GTGGTAAATTACAGTGACTCCCGAACAGCAGAAGAGATCTGTGAGAGTTCTTCCAAAATGATCACTTTCATTGACCTGGCTGGCCACCACAAGTATCTGAAAACAACCATCTTTGGCCTCACCAGCTACTGCCCGGACTTTGCTATGCTGGTGGTTAGTGCCAACACTGGCATTG CAGGAACAACACGAGAGCATTTGGGCTTGGCCATGGCCCTCAAGGTCCCCTTCTTCATTGTCATCAGCAAAGTTGACTTGTGTTCGAAAGCCACCGTGGAACGGACAGTGAAGCAGCTGGAGCGAATCCTGAAGCAGCCAGGCTGCAACAAGCTCCCCCTGCTTGTGAACTCAGATGACGATGCTgttacagcagcacagcagtttgcacagtctcccaa CATCACCCCAATCTTCACACTGTCTAGTGTTTCTGGGGAGAACCTGGATCTCTTGAAAGTCTTCCTTAACATCCTCCCTCCACTGACCAacagtaaagagcaggaagaacTAATGCAGCAACTCACAGAGTTTCAG GTTGATGAAATTTATACTGTGCCAGAGGTGGGGACTGTTGTGGGAGGAACTCTGTCAAG TGGGATCTGCCGAGAAGGGGAGAACCTGGTGGTCGGTCCCACTGATGACGGGAAGTTCCTCCAGCTGAAAGTGTGCAGTATCCAACGCAACCGCTCTGCCTGCCGCGTACTGCGGGCTGGGCAGGCAGCCACGCTGGCCCTCGGACCCTTCGACCGCTCCCTGCTGCGCAAG GGCATGGTCATGGTGAGCCCAGAAATGAACCCCACCATCTGCTCAGTGTTTGAAGCCGAGATCGTGCTGTTGTTCCATGCCACGACTTTCCGGAAGGGCTTTCAGGTGACGGTGCACGTGGGGAATGTGCGACAGACTGCTATTGTAGAGAAGATCCATGGAAAG gACAAGCTGCGGACAGGAGAGAAGGCAGTCGTCCGTTTCAGGTTCATCAAGCATCCTGAATACTTGAAGATCGGAGCCAAGCTACTTTTCCGTGAAGGAGTCACCAAAGGCATTGGGCATGTCACTGACCTCCAAGCCATCATCACCAAAGAAAACGGCCTGGAGGAGTCCCTGGGGCCTGGACAGCTGAGCTTCTGA
- the GTPBP2 gene encoding GTP-binding protein 2 isoform X2, translated as MDSRVSELFGGCCRPAGGGAGGPLRGRGGTAPGGGGSKAKKKNGRSRGGKANNPPYLPPELKLVNPSQYRFEHLVTQMKWRLQEGRGEAVYQIGVEDNGLLVGLSEEEMRASLKTLRRMAEKVGADITVLREREVDYDSDVPRKITEVLVRKVPDNQQFLDLRVAVLGNVDSGKSTLLGVLTQGELDNGRGRARLNLFRHLHEIQSGRTSSISFEILGFNSKGEVVNYSDSRTAEEICESSSKMITFIDLAGHHKYLKTTIFGLTSYCPDFAMLVVSANTGIAGTTREHLGLAMALKVPFFIVISKVDLCSKATVERTVKQLERILKQPGCNKLPLLVNSDDDAVTAAQQFAQSPNITPIFTLSSVSGENLDLLKVFLNILPPLTNSKEQEELMQQLTEFQVDEIYTVPEVGTVVGGTLSSGICREGENLVVGPTDDGKFLQLKVCSIQRNRSACRVLRAGQAATLALGPFDRSLLRKGMVMVSPEMNPTICSVFEAEIVLLFHATTFRKGFQVTVHVGNVRQTAIVEKIHGKDKLRTGEKAVVRFRFIKHPEYLKIGAKLLFREGVTKGIGHVTDLQAIITKENGLEESLGPGQLSF; from the exons ATGGACTCACGGGTGTCGGAGCTGTTCGGGGGCTGCTgccggccggcgggcggcggggcgggcgggccgtTGCGCGGGCGCGGGGGAaccgcgcccggcggcggcggctcgaaGGCGAAGAAGAAGAACGGGCGGAGCCGGGGGGGGAAGGCCAACAACCCGCCGTACCTGCCGCCCGAG CTAAAGCTAGTGAATCCCTCGCAATATCGCTTTGAGCACCTGGTGACACAGATGAAGTGGCGACTACAGGAAGGCCGAGGTGAGGCTGTCTATCAGATCGGCGTGGAGGACAATGGGCTGCTTGTGGGCCTCTCAGAGGAGGAGATGCGTGCCTCGCTCAAGACACTGCGCCGTATGGCAGAGAA GGTTGGGGCTGACATTACGGTGCTGCGGGAGAGGGAGGTCGATTACGACAGTGATGTTCCAAGGAAGATAACGGAGGTGCTTGTCCGAAAGGTGCCTGACAACCAGCAG TTCTTAGACCTGCGAGTAGCTGTGCTGGGGAATGTGGACTCAGGGAAGTCAACCCTGTTGGGTGTCCTAACGCAAGGAGAGCTGGACAACGGGCGGGGCAGAGCACGCCTCAACCTCTTCCGGCACCTCCATGAAATCCAGTCAGGAAGAACGTCAAGCATCAGCTTTGAGATCCTCGGCTTCAACAGCAAAGGAGAG GTGGTAAATTACAGTGACTCCCGAACAGCAGAAGAGATCTGTGAGAGTTCTTCCAAAATGATCACTTTCATTGACCTGGCTGGCCACCACAAGTATCTGAAAACAACCATCTTTGGCCTCACCAGCTACTGCCCGGACTTTGCTATGCTGGTGGTTAGTGCCAACACTGGCATTG CAGGAACAACACGAGAGCATTTGGGCTTGGCCATGGCCCTCAAGGTCCCCTTCTTCATTGTCATCAGCAAAGTTGACTTGTGTTCGAAAGCCACCGTGGAACGGACAGTGAAGCAGCTGGAGCGAATCCTGAAGCAGCCAGGCTGCAACAAGCTCCCCCTGCTTGTGAACTCAGATGACGATGCTgttacagcagcacagcagtttgcacagtctcccaa CATCACCCCAATCTTCACACTGTCTAGTGTTTCTGGGGAGAACCTGGATCTCTTGAAAGTCTTCCTTAACATCCTCCCTCCACTGACCAacagtaaagagcaggaagaacTAATGCAGCAACTCACAGAGTTTCAG GTTGATGAAATTTATACTGTGCCAGAGGTGGGGACTGTTGTGGGAGGAACTCTGTCAAG TGGGATCTGCCGAGAAGGGGAGAACCTGGTGGTCGGTCCCACTGATGACGGGAAGTTCCTCCAGCTGAAAGTGTGCAGTATCCAACGCAACCGCTCTGCCTGCCGCGTACTGCGGGCTGGGCAGGCAGCCACGCTGGCCCTCGGACCCTTCGACCGCTCCCTGCTGCGCAAG GGCATGGTCATGGTGAGCCCAGAAATGAACCCCACCATCTGCTCAGTGTTTGAAGCCGAGATCGTGCTGTTGTTCCATGCCACGACTTTCCGGAAGGGCTTTCAGGTGACGGTGCACGTGGGGAATGTGCGACAGACTGCTATTGTAGAGAAGATCCATGGAAAG gACAAGCTGCGGACAGGAGAGAAGGCAGTCGTCCGTTTCAGGTTCATCAAGCATCCTGAATACTTGAAGATCGGAGCCAAGCTACTTTTCCGTGAAGGAGTCACCAAAGGCATTGGGCATGTCACTGACCTCCAAGCCATCATCACCAAAGAAAACGGCCTGGAGGAGTCCCTGGGGCCTGGACAGCTGAGCTTCTGA
- the GTPBP2 gene encoding GTP-binding protein 2 isoform X5, translating to MKWRLQEGRGEAVYQIGVEDNGLLVGLSEEEMRASLKTLRRMAEKVGADITVLREREVDYDSDVPRKITEVLVRKVPDNQQFLDLRVAVLGNVDSGKSTLLGVLTQGELDNGRGRARLNLFRHLHEIQSGRTSSISFEILGFNSKGEVVNYSDSRTAEEICESSSKMITFIDLAGHHKYLKTTIFGLTSYCPDFAMLVVSANTGIAGTTREHLGLAMALKVPFFIVISKVDLCSKATVERTVKQLERILKQPGCNKLPLLVNSDDDAVTAAQQFAQSPNITPIFTLSSVSGENLDLLKVFLNILPPLTNSKEQEELMQQLTEFQVDEIYTVPEVGTVVGGTLSSGICREGENLVVGPTDDGKFLQLKVCSIQRNRSACRVLRAGQAATLALGPFDRSLLRKGMVMVSPEMNPTICSVFEAEIVLLFHATTFRKGFQVTVHVGNVRQTAIVEKIHGKDKLRTGEKAVVRFRFIKHPEYLKIGAKLLFREGVTKGIGHVTDLQAIITKENGLEESLGPGQLSF from the exons ATGAAGTGGCGACTACAGGAAGGCCGAGGTGAGGCTGTCTATCAGATCGGCGTGGAGGACAATGGGCTGCTTGTGGGCCTCTCAGAGGAGGAGATGCGTGCCTCGCTCAAGACACTGCGCCGTATGGCAGAGAA GGTTGGGGCTGACATTACGGTGCTGCGGGAGAGGGAGGTCGATTACGACAGTGATGTTCCAAGGAAGATAACGGAGGTGCTTGTCCGAAAGGTGCCTGACAACCAGCAG TTCTTAGACCTGCGAGTAGCTGTGCTGGGGAATGTGGACTCAGGGAAGTCAACCCTGTTGGGTGTCCTAACGCAAGGAGAGCTGGACAACGGGCGGGGCAGAGCACGCCTCAACCTCTTCCGGCACCTCCATGAAATCCAGTCAGGAAGAACGTCAAGCATCAGCTTTGAGATCCTCGGCTTCAACAGCAAAGGAGAG GTGGTAAATTACAGTGACTCCCGAACAGCAGAAGAGATCTGTGAGAGTTCTTCCAAAATGATCACTTTCATTGACCTGGCTGGCCACCACAAGTATCTGAAAACAACCATCTTTGGCCTCACCAGCTACTGCCCGGACTTTGCTATGCTGGTGGTTAGTGCCAACACTGGCATTG CAGGAACAACACGAGAGCATTTGGGCTTGGCCATGGCCCTCAAGGTCCCCTTCTTCATTGTCATCAGCAAAGTTGACTTGTGTTCGAAAGCCACCGTGGAACGGACAGTGAAGCAGCTGGAGCGAATCCTGAAGCAGCCAGGCTGCAACAAGCTCCCCCTGCTTGTGAACTCAGATGACGATGCTgttacagcagcacagcagtttgcacagtctcccaa CATCACCCCAATCTTCACACTGTCTAGTGTTTCTGGGGAGAACCTGGATCTCTTGAAAGTCTTCCTTAACATCCTCCCTCCACTGACCAacagtaaagagcaggaagaacTAATGCAGCAACTCACAGAGTTTCAG GTTGATGAAATTTATACTGTGCCAGAGGTGGGGACTGTTGTGGGAGGAACTCTGTCAAG TGGGATCTGCCGAGAAGGGGAGAACCTGGTGGTCGGTCCCACTGATGACGGGAAGTTCCTCCAGCTGAAAGTGTGCAGTATCCAACGCAACCGCTCTGCCTGCCGCGTACTGCGGGCTGGGCAGGCAGCCACGCTGGCCCTCGGACCCTTCGACCGCTCCCTGCTGCGCAAG GGCATGGTCATGGTGAGCCCAGAAATGAACCCCACCATCTGCTCAGTGTTTGAAGCCGAGATCGTGCTGTTGTTCCATGCCACGACTTTCCGGAAGGGCTTTCAGGTGACGGTGCACGTGGGGAATGTGCGACAGACTGCTATTGTAGAGAAGATCCATGGAAAG gACAAGCTGCGGACAGGAGAGAAGGCAGTCGTCCGTTTCAGGTTCATCAAGCATCCTGAATACTTGAAGATCGGAGCCAAGCTACTTTTCCGTGAAGGAGTCACCAAAGGCATTGGGCATGTCACTGACCTCCAAGCCATCATCACCAAAGAAAACGGCCTGGAGGAGTCCCTGGGGCCTGGACAGCTGAGCTTCTGA
- the GTPBP2 gene encoding GTP-binding protein 2 isoform X3 — MGAPEKQVNCGFPFCAGVHPEHICQAEDGNIEYKLKLVNPSQYRFEHLVTQMKWRLQEGRGEAVYQIGVEDNGLLVGLSEEEMRASLKTLRRMAEKVGADITVLREREVDYDSDVPRKITEVLVRKVPDNQQFLDLRVAVLGNVDSGKSTLLGVLTQGELDNGRGRARLNLFRHLHEIQSGRTSSISFEILGFNSKGEVVNYSDSRTAEEICESSSKMITFIDLAGHHKYLKTTIFGLTSYCPDFAMLVVSANTGIAGTTREHLGLAMALKVPFFIVISKVDLCSKATVERTVKQLERILKQPGCNKLPLLVNSDDDAVTAAQQFAQSPNITPIFTLSSVSGENLDLLKVFLNILPPLTNSKEQEELMQQLTEFQVDEIYTVPEVGTVVGGTLSSGICREGENLVVGPTDDGKFLQLKVCSIQRNRSACRVLRAGQAATLALGPFDRSLLRKGMVMVSPEMNPTICSVFEAEIVLLFHATTFRKGFQVTVHVGNVRQTAIVEKIHGKDKLRTGEKAVVRFRFIKHPEYLKIGAKLLFREGVTKGIGHVTDLQAIITKENGLEESLGPGQLSF; from the exons ATGGGGGCTCCGGAAAAACAGGTCAACTGCGGTTTTCCGTTCTGTGCTGGGGTCCACCCGGAGCACATCTGCCAG GCAGAAGATGGGAACATCGAGTACAAG CTAAAGCTAGTGAATCCCTCGCAATATCGCTTTGAGCACCTGGTGACACAGATGAAGTGGCGACTACAGGAAGGCCGAGGTGAGGCTGTCTATCAGATCGGCGTGGAGGACAATGGGCTGCTTGTGGGCCTCTCAGAGGAGGAGATGCGTGCCTCGCTCAAGACACTGCGCCGTATGGCAGAGAA GGTTGGGGCTGACATTACGGTGCTGCGGGAGAGGGAGGTCGATTACGACAGTGATGTTCCAAGGAAGATAACGGAGGTGCTTGTCCGAAAGGTGCCTGACAACCAGCAG TTCTTAGACCTGCGAGTAGCTGTGCTGGGGAATGTGGACTCAGGGAAGTCAACCCTGTTGGGTGTCCTAACGCAAGGAGAGCTGGACAACGGGCGGGGCAGAGCACGCCTCAACCTCTTCCGGCACCTCCATGAAATCCAGTCAGGAAGAACGTCAAGCATCAGCTTTGAGATCCTCGGCTTCAACAGCAAAGGAGAG GTGGTAAATTACAGTGACTCCCGAACAGCAGAAGAGATCTGTGAGAGTTCTTCCAAAATGATCACTTTCATTGACCTGGCTGGCCACCACAAGTATCTGAAAACAACCATCTTTGGCCTCACCAGCTACTGCCCGGACTTTGCTATGCTGGTGGTTAGTGCCAACACTGGCATTG CAGGAACAACACGAGAGCATTTGGGCTTGGCCATGGCCCTCAAGGTCCCCTTCTTCATTGTCATCAGCAAAGTTGACTTGTGTTCGAAAGCCACCGTGGAACGGACAGTGAAGCAGCTGGAGCGAATCCTGAAGCAGCCAGGCTGCAACAAGCTCCCCCTGCTTGTGAACTCAGATGACGATGCTgttacagcagcacagcagtttgcacagtctcccaa CATCACCCCAATCTTCACACTGTCTAGTGTTTCTGGGGAGAACCTGGATCTCTTGAAAGTCTTCCTTAACATCCTCCCTCCACTGACCAacagtaaagagcaggaagaacTAATGCAGCAACTCACAGAGTTTCAG GTTGATGAAATTTATACTGTGCCAGAGGTGGGGACTGTTGTGGGAGGAACTCTGTCAAG TGGGATCTGCCGAGAAGGGGAGAACCTGGTGGTCGGTCCCACTGATGACGGGAAGTTCCTCCAGCTGAAAGTGTGCAGTATCCAACGCAACCGCTCTGCCTGCCGCGTACTGCGGGCTGGGCAGGCAGCCACGCTGGCCCTCGGACCCTTCGACCGCTCCCTGCTGCGCAAG GGCATGGTCATGGTGAGCCCAGAAATGAACCCCACCATCTGCTCAGTGTTTGAAGCCGAGATCGTGCTGTTGTTCCATGCCACGACTTTCCGGAAGGGCTTTCAGGTGACGGTGCACGTGGGGAATGTGCGACAGACTGCTATTGTAGAGAAGATCCATGGAAAG gACAAGCTGCGGACAGGAGAGAAGGCAGTCGTCCGTTTCAGGTTCATCAAGCATCCTGAATACTTGAAGATCGGAGCCAAGCTACTTTTCCGTGAAGGAGTCACCAAAGGCATTGGGCATGTCACTGACCTCCAAGCCATCATCACCAAAGAAAACGGCCTGGAGGAGTCCCTGGGGCCTGGACAGCTGAGCTTCTGA